The Ziziphus jujuba cultivar Dongzao chromosome 5, ASM3175591v1 genome segment ACCCGCTTCAATCCTACCGTCCAAATTCCTCAATGGGACCCATTCGAAGATCCGACGGCAGTAATGGCCTCCCCTTTCTCATCCGTCCCCAATTCCTCTGTCAACGTTAACGCCAATGCCGGTAACGGAGACTATGCCCTTTTTCTCGATTCTTTCTCATCGCTCCACCGTTACCTTCCCTCCAACGAGTACGTGGCCAGCGAGTCCGACTCACTAAGCGAGGAATCGGACGTGCCCGTCGATGCCTTTTCCTGCGATCATTTCCGCATGTTCGAGTTCAAGGTTCGGAGGTGCGCACGTGGGAGGTCACATGACTGGACGGAGTGTCCGTTTGCTCATCCCGGCGAGAAGGCTCGCCGGAGAGATCCTCGCAAGCATCACTACTCTGGCACTGCATGCCCTGATTTCCGCAAAGGGAACTGCAAGAAGGGCGATTCCTGTGAGTTCGCTCACGGAGTCTTCGAGTGCTGGCTCCACCCGGCTCGTTACCGTACTCAGCCGTGCAAGGACGGCCTGAGTTGTCGCCGCCGAGTCTGCTTCTTTGCTCACACTCCCGAGCAACTTAGGGTCTTGCCTCAGCAGAGTCCGAGGGCTCATGGGTCGTCCTGCGATTCCTACGATGGGTCGCCGGTTCGTCATGCTTTTGACTCTTATTTGACGAAGGGGTCTTTCGTTTCGTCGCCCACATCGATCCTAACTTCGCCACCGGTATCTCCACCGTCTGAGTCGCCACCAATGTCGCCGAGCGGCGCTGCTCAACCCGGTGGTGGATCGGCCACCTCGGTGAGTGAACTTGCTTTGTCAATGCGTGGTCTTCAGCTTGGTAAGATGAAAATGAATTCTCCTTCGTGGGGGGTTCAAATGGGATCTGGGTTTGGTTCTCCCCGTGGTGGATCGACCCTCCGACCAGGATTCTGCAGCCTTCCTTCGACCCCGACTCGAACTCCGACGAATCGCTCGGGACTGGGTGCGTTTGATCTCTGGGACCAGACCTGCGAGGAAGAACCTGCCATGGAGAGGGTAGAGTCTGGGAAAAACCTGCGTGCGAAAATGTATGCGAAACTCAGCAAAGAGAACTCGCTGGAACAGTCGTGCGCCTCTGCACCGGACGTTGGGTGGGTTTCGGAGCTAGTTAAGTGAATCCGAGATATGGTAGGCGGATTCGAATTtcgatttttcttttgaaagaaattttttattttggctgATGGGTTTCAGAATTCGGTGGCGTGGTGATCTTCTGACTATTGTGAATACGGagttaattttggaaattttgccTGTAAATAGTTCATGAGAACTTATTATTACTCTTTATCTgcttattgggaaaaaaaaaaaaaaggaaggaaaaaatggaagaagTTGGATCTTTTTGTACAGATAAAGAATTTCCCAGACTGCCGAGGATTGGGATAGCAGCAGCAGTTGCTTTTGATCAATATTTGTCTGTGAATTGTATTTCGGTTggatttttatctaatttctcGGATAATTTTCTATGTAAGTTCATCTGGTTATGTTTTAttaatgtaaatttatttttcttcaaattcttcTCTTCTTCGTATGACAGTTTAGGCTGTCGTTAATATTAGCTGCAAAATTGTTGCTTAGGTTTCAAACTGTGTATGCATGCTCAGCAAATTATTCTCCAATTTAACGCTGGATCATAACCACATGTTTTATCTTCGTATTTTTCAATGCCCAATTCTggatattaaaaccacatgataAAAAAGTATAGTTTTGTCTTCAAGCTTTGAGCCTAGCTAGGTTTGGAGGCTTAAAATGGAGTGTTTGTGCCCTTTAGATCGTCTTCATCTAATTCCATTTGATGGGTAAGAGAATCCTGGTTCACAGATTTCAGTGATGGGACAATCTGCGACTTGCACAAAACTTGCCTTTGAAGCTTTATTATAATGAATATGTCCTAAATAGTAAGTAAGAAAAGGAATAAgatgataatattaaaatattatagaaaTGATGACAATAATGGATGttgaagaaataaattaaggcgtatttaaataaaacatcatatcCACCATACCCTCTTTAAAGaattatttgtgattttatCTGAAATGAGATTAGATTTGTGACGTGGTTGTAGAACTTGATAAACCCAGTCCTTATCtcctttaaaatcttttaatttatctaCTTCGTGCCACTTGTTTTTGACTATCTTTTTTAtctgataaaaataatatcctTGATGTGAAAGTTTTTTTAAAGAGACAGGATATGGTCAAGGAGGCACCAATGTGTGGTGGGTTCcttgggaaaaataaaaaaataataataataataaaaaaataaaaatctgagGCTGTATCTGATTCTTCATGGAGGTTAGAGGAGGCTAGAGAAGGAGAGAAAGTAAAAAGGAGGTGGAATAGAGTAGGGGGGTTTTTAGTCAATTTGTGGACACTCTagaattaataatgataaaagaaggaaaaaaggcaGACAAAGTGGACGGTGGTTCCAAAGTTTGGTTCATTTTGTCCTTTGTTGAACCAAGTAGTAGTAGCAAGACCTACATAAAAAGTTATTGGGTTGGGATGGCCAGATTCTGTAGTGGCGTGCTCCTCAATACTGTTTGGTGTTGGTGGGTCTATCGCCATCAAAACGTTTCATCAAATGTCCTTGGATAATGTGCCAGTTGGGTTCTATTAGGCTACATGTAATTCCATTTCTCATTCCAGACTAGGAATATAAGCCTATCCCGAATATCTTATGAAGCctccttttcaaaatttttgttatttgccACCGTTGGTAGGATAGGATTTATTATCAATCTGACAGTCTGACTATTCCTAATTGgttctaattaattttgtttttattttcttttttaaaaattaataatgaaaaagtAGCATAGGAAAACTATTGTCTTCGAGAATGAtcctataataaaatttattgtttcgTCACAATGAATCAAGTTGTGATAAAATTCTAATATTCACATAAATTTAACCatgataattattatagttacaaataaaacatatttatatatatagatatatttttatataataaatttttatttaaaaggtaATGAGGATGTTTTACAAATtcacaattttataaatatgaatggATACTGAATtagtttaacaatttgattcaCAAGTTTATAAATATGAATGGATATTGAATTAATTTGACATTTACATACTAATAAAATAGTCATTCGATTTGTCTCTTGCAATCATTTTGGATAACTTTATGGATTTCGCCGAATATTTTCTCACTTGCCAAAGTAATACCATTTTGTGTTGTTTTTAACTTTGATCGTGAaattaccatttgattgaaCCAAGGGGATTAAAACCAAAGGTTAGGTCGGGTCATTGTATATGGACGCACGTGTAATATTAGGTAATATGTTTGATTCAATGAAGAAGCAATCGGATCTTATAAAGCACCCTCTCCGAAGTCCTTTTTATCCATTGGATTAGACATTATCGTCGCTATCGGGCTTTGAATGTTAATAATTATTCGCCGACCTTTGGCACCCTCCGatccttttgtttttatatattcatttcTGTGCGATGAGTTAGAGAATGTATCTGGGAGGGCTCGAAAAATGAGCAGTACTACTTTGCACAATTTTGACGTGGACGGTTTCGTCTTTATTTACCTATCgtccttatttttatttatttatttctttttcttgattTGAGTTGTACGTTCCAAGTTTGTCCTGCTAGTGTTATCCACTTCTTTTCATGCTTCCCATGTTTCCTCCTTCCGTCTTCAAGTTTCAGAAAAGacctttatataataatatatatatatatatatatatttatatggtgcTGTGTGGTGATTCTGAAGAAAAGCTTGTTAGTTTCATCCGTTCCATTGTTTTCCATCTTTTTCCTTTGGTTAAATACTGAATTTATACTAAATACAcccttttaatttatatattggttgTCATTTATACCCTTTTTTGTCACTACAGTCGTGTTTATTATCGGATaatgataaggaaaaaaaatgctttCTATTTGGTGTTGCAATTTTAAACCCACATGTATTTCATCTGTCATGTGGATGTTGTCCATTTCTTGGACCGGGACTGTTCATGAGAAATAACGGCAAAACTCTAACAACAATGATAGTTTA includes the following:
- the LOC107420623 gene encoding zinc finger CCCH domain-containing protein 23 — its product is MMLGEPTRFNPTVQIPQWDPFEDPTAVMASPFSSVPNSSVNVNANAGNGDYALFLDSFSSLHRYLPSNEYVASESDSLSEESDVPVDAFSCDHFRMFEFKVRRCARGRSHDWTECPFAHPGEKARRRDPRKHHYSGTACPDFRKGNCKKGDSCEFAHGVFECWLHPARYRTQPCKDGLSCRRRVCFFAHTPEQLRVLPQQSPRAHGSSCDSYDGSPVRHAFDSYLTKGSFVSSPTSILTSPPVSPPSESPPMSPSGAAQPGGGSATSVSELALSMRGLQLGKMKMNSPSWGVQMGSGFGSPRGGSTLRPGFCSLPSTPTRTPTNRSGLGAFDLWDQTCEEEPAMERVESGKNLRAKMYAKLSKENSLEQSCASAPDVGWVSELVK